Proteins from one Methanococcus maripaludis C5 genomic window:
- a CDS encoding SIR2 family protein, with product MEILENLLKELNFHELHDHELSFFVGSGISVNSGMPLVSELINTILKTVMDSKKHVDKISNQKIPFEVFMNIFGEYSKELLDIYSGGIPNTNHKLIAKLAREGHVCSIYTTNFDELIELALNNEGLSENIDYKVYRTEKEIENSFKDSELLKIYKIHGCISKINSLRHTIRNVAFRENILIREKILKKMLNETSKLIIMGYSFSDFYDINPIFEQNQNIKKEIIVVNHDLRNDVKIDKSVTKPMLNNNCWDITINTDDFVKVLWKIHLKDKYILDNINHDWKNNIKNWFEKIHFGYKEYISTILFIQQGQIELGNYYCNKGMSKADSEFLKLELYLLKLLIIRSLKKIEKSDRYIKKAKKCIELLNNQDIAAYGSVNIAEFYLLVENYPKFEEEYHNLNVIMDSITNNIIISKYHRLGIQYCIIKGQYAEVLTLCDRLLDFQLKNGLIIDIPVTMHLKFKAYLELNDIVGAQNSLFELKNIPGLTNLTYQPFIELSEIEYMVKCKKINISEINHEIEKIWFKNENFQNNFVFDVFDKHADYLLKKYNKD from the coding sequence ATGGAAATTCTTGAAAATCTACTTAAAGAGCTAAATTTCCATGAATTACATGACCATGAATTATCTTTTTTTGTAGGTTCTGGGATTTCCGTAAATTCAGGAATGCCACTAGTATCCGAATTAATAAATACCATTTTAAAAACCGTGATGGATTCAAAAAAACATGTCGATAAGATATCTAACCAAAAAATCCCTTTTGAAGTATTTATGAATATATTTGGAGAATATTCAAAAGAATTATTGGATATTTATTCGGGCGGCATTCCAAATACCAACCACAAACTTATTGCTAAATTAGCTCGTGAAGGGCATGTATGTTCAATATACACGACTAATTTTGATGAGCTAATTGAACTTGCATTGAATAACGAAGGATTGTCTGAAAATATTGATTATAAGGTGTACCGTACTGAAAAAGAAATAGAAAATTCTTTTAAAGATTCTGAACTTTTAAAAATATATAAAATTCATGGCTGCATTTCTAAAATCAATTCTTTAAGACATACCATAAGGAACGTGGCATTTCGAGAAAATATACTAATTCGTGAGAAAATATTAAAAAAAATGCTAAATGAAACATCCAAATTAATAATAATGGGCTATAGCTTTTCTGATTTTTACGACATAAACCCAATATTTGAACAAAACCAGAATATAAAAAAGGAAATTATTGTAGTTAACCATGACTTAAGGAATGATGTTAAAATAGATAAATCGGTCACAAAACCAATGTTAAACAATAATTGTTGGGATATTACTATAAACACTGATGATTTCGTTAAAGTGCTTTGGAAAATACATTTAAAAGATAAATATATTCTAGATAATATCAATCATGACTGGAAAAATAATATTAAAAATTGGTTTGAAAAAATTCATTTTGGCTATAAAGAATATATAAGTACGATATTATTCATACAACAGGGTCAGATTGAATTAGGAAACTATTATTGTAATAAAGGAATGTCTAAAGCAGATTCAGAATTTTTAAAATTGGAACTGTATTTGCTTAAATTATTAATTATTAGATCCTTGAAAAAAATAGAAAAATCAGATCGGTATATCAAAAAAGCCAAAAAATGCATTGAATTGTTAAATAACCAGGATATAGCCGCTTATGGTTCAGTTAATATTGCAGAGTTTTATTTGTTGGTGGAAAATTATCCTAAGTTTGAAGAAGAATATCATAATTTAAACGTGATTATGGATTCAATAACAAATAATATCATTATAAGTAAATATCATAGACTGGGTATCCAATATTGCATTATAAAAGGTCAATACGCTGAAGTTTTGACACTGTGTGACAGATTACTCGATTTTCAACTAAAAAACGGACTTATTATTGATATTCCTGTCACCATGCATTTAAAATTTAAGGCTTATTTGGAATTAAACGATATTGTTGGAGCCCAGAATTCATTATTCGAGTTAAAAAATATTCCAGGTCTTACAAATTTGACATATCAGCCATTTATCGAGCTTTCAGAAATAGAATATATGGTAAAATGTAAAAAGATAAATATTTCAGAAATAAATCATGAAATAGAAAAAATATGGTTTAAAAATGAAAATTTTCAAAATAATTTTGTTTTTGATGTATTTGATAAGCATGCAGATTATTTACTTAAAAAATATAATAAGGATTAA
- a CDS encoding type I restriction-modification system subunit M — protein MLDDTLKSPINKLWDKFWSNGISNPLTAIEQMSYLIFMKRMEDEDIKREQSSRLSGETHVSIFKDNENMKWSKWTNMEGKEMLNHVRDNVFPFLRSLGEKDSLYNTYMNNAVFAIPNASLLVEAVKIVENLHIKEQNRDAKGDLYEYLLSELKTAGKNGQFRTPRHIIKMMVELTDPDVGDKICDPACGTAGFLIAAYEYLLKKHSSAEFIKIDEDGNEYGYKGDKLDSKGHDFLRNETFYGSEFDQTMVRIALMNLMMHGIENPNIFQKNSLVECDKYKGHYNVILANPPFKGSVDKSEIEGNFTTTTTKTELLFLELMYNLLTIGGRCAVIIPDGVLFGNSKAHKQIRERILKNCRLDAVISMPSGVFKPYAGVSTGILIFTKGEPTKKIWFYDMQADGFTLDDKRNKIDGKGDIPDIIERFKNRFNEPNDDKTKKHFFVPVEEIFKNDFDLSLSKYKKINYEEVEYDDPKVIQNRILKLELGIQKNFEELRELMND, from the coding sequence ATGCTAGACGACACTTTAAAATCACCAATTAACAAATTATGGGATAAATTTTGGAGTAATGGAATTTCAAACCCATTAACCGCAATTGAACAGATGTCTTACTTAATTTTCATGAAGAGAATGGAAGATGAAGACATTAAACGAGAACAGTCTTCAAGATTAAGCGGAGAAACCCATGTTTCAATCTTTAAAGATAATGAAAACATGAAGTGGTCAAAATGGACCAATATGGAAGGAAAGGAAATGCTCAACCACGTGAGGGATAACGTATTTCCATTTTTAAGGAGTTTAGGTGAAAAAGATTCACTTTACAATACTTACATGAACAATGCAGTTTTTGCAATTCCAAATGCTTCTCTTTTAGTTGAAGCTGTAAAAATCGTTGAAAATTTACATATAAAAGAACAGAACAGGGATGCAAAAGGGGATTTATACGAATATTTACTCTCAGAATTAAAAACTGCTGGGAAAAATGGGCAGTTTAGAACTCCAAGACATATTATCAAGATGATGGTTGAATTAACTGATCCTGATGTCGGAGATAAAATATGCGATCCTGCATGTGGAACTGCAGGGTTTTTGATCGCTGCATACGAATACCTATTAAAAAAACACAGTTCAGCGGAATTTATCAAAATCGATGAAGATGGAAACGAATATGGCTATAAGGGAGATAAATTAGATTCAAAAGGCCATGATTTTTTAAGAAATGAAACATTTTATGGTTCAGAATTCGACCAAACAATGGTTAGAATTGCATTGATGAACCTCATGATGCACGGAATAGAAAATCCAAATATATTTCAAAAAAATAGCCTTGTTGAATGCGATAAATACAAGGGCCACTACAACGTAATTTTGGCAAATCCTCCATTTAAGGGAAGTGTCGATAAATCAGAAATCGAAGGAAATTTCACAACTACCACAACCAAAACTGAACTTTTGTTTTTGGAACTGATGTATAATTTACTTACTATTGGTGGAAGATGTGCAGTAATTATTCCAGATGGAGTTTTATTTGGAAATTCAAAAGCACATAAACAGATTAGAGAAAGAATTTTGAAAAACTGCAGACTCGATGCAGTAATTTCAATGCCTTCTGGTGTTTTCAAACCATATGCCGGAGTATCAACTGGAATTTTAATATTTACAAAAGGGGAACCTACTAAAAAGATATGGTTTTATGACATGCAAGCAGATGGTTTTACACTTGATGATAAAAGAAATAAAATTGATGGAAAAGGAGATATTCCAGATATTATCGAACGGTTTAAGAATCGATTTAACGAACCAAACGATGATAAAACAAAAAAACACTTCTTTGTACCGGTTGAAGAGATTTTCAAAAATGACTTTGATTTGAGCCTTTCAAAATATAAAAAAATAAATTATGAAGAAGTTGAATATGACGATCCAAAAGTCATTCAAAATAGAATTTTAAAGTTAGAACTTGGAATTCAAAAGAATTTTGAGGAATTGAGGGAATTAATGAATGATTAA
- a CDS encoding restriction endonuclease subunit S: MIDNLPDGWEVKKLGDIGNISAGGTPSRSKPEYWNNGSIPWVKIADMKEKHVKNTSEFITEEGLNKSSAKIFKKGTILISIFASLGTVGILDIDASTNQAIAGINVNSKKVIPEYLYYYLKSLKNYFMGAGRGVAQNNINLSILKDTEIFVPPLETQQKIVEILEKIEYGINLREKAILETENLVKAVFLDMFGDPVSNPMGWDVKKIGTFVNDIISGWSVGGDERPKKADELAVLKISSVTSGKFKSSEHKVVNSEITKKLVHPLKGDLLFSRANTRELVAAVCIVDNDYMDLFLPDKLWKIILNKNIVSSYYFRQVLQDPTYRANLTKKATGTSGSMLNISKSKLIENEFPIPPIGLQNKFAKIIEKLEEIKEKQENSKKEMEDLFNLSLQKAFKGELAC, from the coding sequence ATGATTGATAATTTACCTGATGGTTGGGAAGTTAAGAAATTGGGCGATATTGGCAATATATCTGCGGGAGGCACGCCAAGTCGATCTAAACCCGAATACTGGAATAATGGATCAATACCCTGGGTCAAAATTGCAGATATGAAGGAAAAACACGTTAAAAATACGTCTGAATTTATAACTGAAGAAGGTCTGAACAAGTCATCTGCCAAAATTTTCAAAAAAGGCACGATATTAATATCAATTTTCGCCAGTTTGGGTACTGTTGGAATATTAGATATTGATGCGTCTACAAATCAAGCCATTGCAGGAATTAATGTAAATTCTAAAAAAGTAATTCCGGAATACCTTTACTATTACTTAAAAAGTCTGAAAAATTACTTTATGGGTGCAGGTAGGGGCGTAGCTCAAAATAATATCAATTTGTCAATTTTAAAAGATACTGAAATCTTTGTTCCACCATTAGAAACACAGCAAAAAATCGTTGAAATTTTAGAAAAAATAGAATATGGGATAAATTTAAGAGAAAAAGCAATTTTGGAAACTGAAAATTTAGTGAAAGCAGTATTTCTTGATATGTTTGGGGATCCAGTAAGTAATCCAATGGGTTGGGATGTTAAGAAAATCGGAACTTTTGTAAATGACATAATTTCTGGATGGAGTGTTGGGGGGGATGAACGACCCAAAAAAGCAGATGAACTTGCAGTATTAAAAATTAGTTCAGTTACTTCCGGAAAATTTAAATCTAGTGAACATAAGGTAGTAAACAGCGAGATAACTAAAAAATTAGTTCACCCACTAAAAGGAGACCTGTTGTTTAGTAGGGCAAATACCAGGGAACTTGTTGCAGCAGTTTGTATTGTGGATAATGATTACATGGATCTATTTTTACCAGATAAGTTATGGAAAATAATTTTAAATAAAAATATTGTAAGTTCGTACTATTTTAGGCAAGTTTTACAAGATCCCACTTATCGAGCAAATTTAACAAAAAAAGCCACAGGAACTAGTGGTTCAATGTTAAATATTTCTAAATCAAAATTAATTGAAAATGAATTTCCAATACCGCCAATAGGTCTCCAGAATAAATTTGCAAAAATTATTGAAAAATTAGAAGAAATTAAGGAAAAACAGGAAAATTCCAAAAAAGAAATGGAAGATTTATTTAATTTAAGCCTACAAAAAGCGTTTAAAGGGGAACTTGCATGCTAG
- a CDS encoding DEAD/DEAH box helicase family protein has translation MGNLTNQKLNEKQTRKRLIDTELKRVGWLEKYIKEEVNSVKSDFKNKNYILDNGIYESGDHYIDYLLLGEDNSPIAIIEAKRYSKDPQDGRIQARTYAKDIESQTGVNVPIFLTNGYVWELIDEKGIERKVSRPFSQKDIERRADLFKNEKSPKDLEINSYIVDRPRSVQIVKRLSEHFSEGHKKALIEMATGTGKTRVAMAVCDILIRSNYARNILFIADRTVLVDQALNKGFKKYFIDEAVADLRNGYNLDSRLYVSTVQTLKNGDDPLFEKYSPGFFDLVIFDEAHRSYYDKNNVIMNYFDAIQIGLTATPKDEVSHNTYDLFGCDKGVPTAEYSYDEAVQDGVLVPYIGKIIETEVLSLGIEGIKLSDDLKDQLRRQEQDPDLTEFSGSEFERIFLDDKTNELIIHQFMKYCYRSDDSKPAKTIFFCMGKEHAKKIKKLFSKLYPSYSNDVQVILSDMQRYQDEVKRFEHESEPRIVISVGIMDTGVDVPEVSNLVFVKPVFSKTRFWQMVGRGTRNFKACDHPEWLPEGDKKDFLILDFKVGGHSNILYHEFTPTTEGKPKKDTVSKIFENRVELLSNGLFGENKEIITEKVIESIEKLDNESFIVRERLPIIREIHENKFNIEKYISELRNDILPLMITTQGENPKISSFVLISEKLYPYILENKLDNIEKIKKFIIYRAENILLKDNLEDVKVNRESIISIMQENFWDDLTFSKVDSMIKTLAPLMKYYTKIKGNPIQIDAPDVILSVENYTKQISENTELKEFLENNEIARKIYQGIGISSVELLKLEAELVKLKPEISINSIQNIYKKDFLVFIREMLKMKLDNNPRELIELRFDEFIINSRQYNSKQIEFLNLLKKVFSDRKHIELSDFSKAPFKDENPLDRFEFDELESIVNKCNNNILMK, from the coding sequence ATGGGGAACTTAACTAATCAGAAATTAAACGAAAAGCAGACTCGAAAGCGGCTGATCGATACCGAATTAAAAAGAGTTGGATGGCTTGAAAAATATATCAAAGAAGAAGTAAATTCGGTAAAGTCTGATTTTAAAAATAAAAATTATATTTTAGATAACGGAATTTACGAATCAGGCGATCACTATATTGATTACCTTCTTTTGGGTGAAGATAATAGTCCAATTGCAATAATTGAAGCAAAAAGGTATTCAAAAGATCCCCAAGATGGAAGAATTCAGGCAAGAACGTATGCAAAAGATATTGAATCACAGACTGGAGTAAATGTTCCAATATTTTTAACAAATGGGTATGTTTGGGAATTAATTGACGAAAAGGGAATTGAGAGAAAAGTCAGCAGACCATTTTCACAAAAAGATATAGAAAGAAGGGCTGACCTATTCAAAAACGAAAAAAGTCCAAAAGATCTTGAAATAAATAGTTACATCGTGGACCGTCCAAGGAGCGTTCAGATTGTAAAAAGACTTTCAGAACACTTTTCAGAAGGCCATAAAAAAGCATTAATTGAAATGGCAACTGGAACTGGAAAAACACGTGTTGCAATGGCAGTATGCGATATATTAATTAGATCAAATTATGCACGAAACATACTATTTATTGCGGACAGAACTGTATTAGTTGATCAAGCATTAAACAAGGGATTTAAAAAATATTTTATAGATGAAGCTGTCGCAGATTTAAGAAATGGGTACAATTTAGATTCAAGGCTATATGTATCAACCGTTCAGACTTTGAAAAATGGCGATGATCCGTTATTTGAAAAGTATTCCCCAGGATTTTTTGACTTGGTAATATTTGATGAAGCACATAGATCATACTACGACAAAAATAATGTTATAATGAATTATTTTGATGCGATACAGATCGGGCTTACTGCAACTCCAAAAGATGAAGTATCCCACAACACTTATGACTTGTTCGGGTGTGATAAGGGCGTTCCAACTGCAGAATATTCATACGATGAAGCGGTGCAGGATGGAGTTTTAGTTCCATATATTGGAAAAATAATTGAGACGGAAGTGCTGTCGCTTGGAATCGAAGGAATTAAATTAAGCGATGACTTAAAGGATCAGCTTAGAAGACAGGAACAAGATCCAGACTTAACAGAATTTAGCGGTTCAGAATTTGAAAGAATATTTTTAGATGATAAAACCAATGAACTGATAATTCACCAATTTATGAAATACTGTTACAGATCCGATGACTCAAAACCTGCAAAAACGATCTTTTTTTGTATGGGGAAAGAACATGCAAAGAAAATTAAAAAATTATTTTCAAAATTATACCCCTCATATTCAAATGATGTTCAGGTAATTTTGTCAGACATGCAAAGATATCAGGACGAAGTAAAACGATTTGAACATGAAAGTGAACCAAGAATCGTCATATCTGTTGGTATAATGGATACGGGAGTTGATGTTCCAGAAGTATCTAATTTAGTATTTGTAAAACCAGTATTTTCAAAGACAAGATTTTGGCAGATGGTTGGAAGGGGAACAAGGAATTTTAAAGCATGTGATCATCCTGAATGGCTTCCAGAGGGTGACAAAAAAGACTTCCTAATACTTGATTTTAAAGTTGGTGGGCATTCCAACATATTGTATCACGAATTTACTCCGACAACCGAAGGAAAACCTAAAAAAGATACAGTTTCAAAAATTTTTGAAAACAGGGTTGAATTATTGAGTAATGGGCTTTTTGGGGAAAATAAAGAGATAATTACTGAAAAGGTAATTGAATCGATTGAAAAACTTGATAATGAATCATTCATTGTTCGTGAAAGGCTTCCAATAATTCGTGAAATTCATGAAAATAAATTCAATATTGAAAAGTACATTTCAGAATTAAGAAATGATATATTGCCATTGATGATTACAACGCAAGGTGAAAATCCAAAAATTTCATCGTTTGTACTAATTTCAGAAAAACTGTATCCCTACATATTGGAAAACAAACTTGACAATATTGAAAAAATTAAGAAATTTATAATTTACAGGGCTGAAAACATCCTTTTAAAAGATAATTTAGAAGATGTAAAGGTTAATCGAGAGTCAATAATTTCAATAATGCAAGAAAATTTCTGGGATGATCTTACATTTTCAAAAGTGGATTCGATGATTAAAACACTCGCACCTTTGATGAAATACTATACCAAAATTAAAGGAAATCCAATACAGATCGACGCTCCGGATGTAATTTTATCGGTTGAAAATTACACAAAACAGATTTCAGAAAATACCGAATTAAAGGAATTTTTAGAAAATAATGAAATTGCAAGAAAAATTTACCAAGGGATTGGAATATCATCCGTAGAACTATTAAAACTTGAAGCAGAACTTGTAAAATTAAAACCTGAAATTTCGATAAATTCAATTCAGAATATATACAAAAAAGACTTTTTAGTATTTATTCGAGAAATGCTAAAGATGAAACTTGATAACAATCCAAGGGAATTGATCGAACTTAGATTTGACGAATTTATCATTAATTCAAGGCAGTACAATTCAAAACAGATCGAATTTTTGAATCTTTTAAAGAAAGTCTTTTCAGATAGAAAGCATATTGAACTGTCTGACTTTTCAAAAGCTCCGTTTAAGGATGAAAATCCGCTTGACAGGTTCGAATTTGACGAACTCGAATCGATTGTTAATAAATGCAACAACAATATATTGATGAAATAA
- a CDS encoding transglutaminase domain-containing protein — MAKFPYFKDILTGVSIGMAIGILILILLLGLYLAIPRSYDYVYGEKITVDVLNSIENDKNPQNHEELAAAIIDWECTNFEPMWTRNNGNTTLKNLGVFNIDGNYRLFLRNGPATWILYNKMACCGEYANAFAYLMNKSGYESRIVHVPGEDHAWAEYFVNGEKYVVEPSHNNSKMNTTKRGAEGQWSYVESYDPNNSSDKIDVSDEYFECGNLTVSVYRDEKPVEDLNVVIKSGLLLNLDSRYTDPRAVTSKTTDESGSVNFKLGEKTYIVEVVDHYPLIDWKYSKNVTMVVGDTSELRYDLEKDSKIYNVNWGTIRWYGLSFIFMVELILIALNWKKIKKLAPILKINIKIPLFHK, encoded by the coding sequence ATGGCAAAATTTCCTTATTTTAAAGACATTTTAACAGGAGTTTCAATTGGGATGGCAATAGGGATTTTAATTCTAATTCTTTTGTTAGGATTGTATTTGGCAATTCCACGTTCTTACGATTATGTATATGGCGAAAAGATAACCGTTGATGTATTAAACAGCATCGAAAATGATAAAAATCCGCAAAATCATGAAGAATTGGCAGCTGCAATTATCGATTGGGAATGTACAAATTTTGAACCCATGTGGACAAGAAACAATGGAAATACCACTCTTAAGAATCTAGGCGTATTTAATATAGATGGGAATTATAGACTTTTTTTAAGAAATGGGCCTGCAACATGGATATTATATAATAAAATGGCATGTTGTGGTGAATATGCAAATGCTTTCGCATATTTAATGAATAAATCAGGTTATGAATCCCGTATTGTCCATGTTCCTGGTGAAGACCATGCATGGGCAGAATATTTTGTTAATGGGGAAAAATATGTCGTAGAGCCAAGCCATAATAACTCAAAAATGAACACAACAAAGCGAGGGGCTGAGGGTCAATGGTCATATGTTGAAAGTTATGATCCAAACAATTCCTCTGACAAAATTGATGTTTCTGATGAGTATTTTGAGTGTGGAAATTTAACTGTTAGCGTATACCGGGATGAAAAGCCTGTTGAAGATCTAAATGTTGTAATTAAAAGCGGTTTATTATTAAATCTTGATAGTCGATATACTGATCCAAGAGCGGTTACATCTAAAACAACCGATGAAAGTGGTTCTGTTAATTTTAAACTTGGTGAAAAAACGTACATCGTAGAAGTGGTGGATCATTACCCCTTAATAGATTGGAAATATTCAAAAAATGTTACGATGGTTGTTGGAGATACTTCAGAATTACGATATGATCTCGAAAAAGATTCTAAAATATATAATGTCAACTGGGGTACGATACGCTGGTATGGGCTTTCATTCATTTTTATGGTAGAATTAATTTTAATTGCATTAAATTGGAAGAAAATTAAGAAACTTGCACCTATATTAAAAATAAATATTAAAATACCACTATTTCACAAGTAA